TGCCGGCGTCCGCGACGCGATCGGGAACCGCGGCGATCAGCGCGGCCGGGTTCCCGCCGTCGCTGCGGCCACAAGCCGCGGTGACGGCGGCGAGCGCGGCGAGGACGACCGCGAACCGATGTGGCGTTGGCATGAGGTTTCCTGTCCGTTCCGGTGGGCGCTAGCGTCGTAGCCACTCGTCGAACGTTCCGCCCGTGATGCGTTCGTAGGCCTCGACGTACTTCTCACGCGTGCGTGCCACGACCTCATCGGGGAGCTCGGGCGCGGGCGGGGTCTTGTCCCACCCGGTCGAGGCGGCGTAGTCGCGGACGTACTGCTTGTCGAACGACGGCTGTGGTGTGCCGGGGGTGTAGCCCTCCGCTGGCCAGTAGCGCGACGAGTCGGGCGTCATCACCTCGTCGATCAGGATCAACTGGCCGTCTGCCAGTCCGAACTCGTACTTGGTGTCTGCCAGGATGATGCCCCGCTCGAGCGCCAGATCCCGGCCGAACCGGTACAGGCCCAACGTCAGCTCACGCAGCTCGCCGGCGAGCGCAGTGCCGAGCTCACCGGCCATGTACTCGAAGGTCACGTTCTGGTCGTGGCCGTCTTCGACCTTGGTCGCCGGCGTGAAGATCGGCTCGGGCAGCTCAGATGCCTCACCGAGCCCCTGGGGCAGAGGGATGCCGCACACCCGGCCGGAGGCGGTGTACTCCTTCAGCCCCGATCCGGTGAGGTAGCCCCGAGCGACGCACTCGAACGGGATCACCTCGGTGCGTCGCACCAGCATGGTGCGGCCCCTGAGCGCGTCGGCGTGTGCCTGCGTCTGTGGCGGGAAGTCGTCGACCGATGTGGAGACCAGGTGGTTGCCGACCATGTCGCGGGTGCGGTCGAACCAGAACTGTGACAGCCCGGTCAGCACCTTGCCCTTGTCGGGGATCGGTGTGGGGTGGACGCAGTCGAACGTGGACACCCGGTCGGAGGCGACGAGAAGGAGACGGTCCTCACCGACCGCGTACAGGTCGCGGACCTTCCCCGAGCGCAGGTGTGCGAGCCCCTCGAGGCTCACCGCCCACCCCCCGCCGTGAACCCGACACCCTGCCTGGGGCGCCGCGACTCCTCCGCCAGACGCCGCTTGTACGCGACGAACCGGTCGCGGAGTGTCTCGTCGCCGGTGGCGAGGATCTGGACGGCCAGCAGCCCGGCGTTGCGGGCGGCGTCCAAGCCGACCGTGGCCACGGGCACGCCGGGAGGCATCTGCACGATCGAGTACAGGCTGTCGGCGCCGCCCAGGTGCGCGGACAGGATCGGGACGCCGATCACCGGCAGCGGCGTGTGGGCCGCGACGACCCCCGGCAGGTGCGCAGCGCGCCCCGCCCCGGCGATCAGCACCCGGTACCCGGCGTCCACGGCCTCCTTGGCCCAGGCGCTGACCTCGTCGGGGTTGCGGTGCGCGGACGTGACCTGGATGGTGTAGGCCACGTCGAACTCCTCTAGCGCGTCGCCTGCCCGACGCATGACATCCATGTCGGACTGCGACCCCATCACGATCCCAACCAGGGCGGTTCCCACCTTGACCTCCTCACGTTCGACGTCCACGCGCGGTCGCGTCCCGCGGGCCACGCACACCAGCGGTCGCAGCTCGTTGTCGCCGTTACCGCACGCCGGCCGCGATGTCGTCACGGCGACGCAAGCCATCCCACGCGATGCGATCCGCGGCAGCGTAGGCGGCAGCCCGCGCGGCGGCGACGTCGGCGCCCCGCCCGGTAACGGACAGCACCCGCCCTCCTGCGGTGACCAGCTGGCCGTCAACGCGTCGGGTCCCAGCGTGGAACACGACCACATCCGGGTGCTGCGCCGCGACCTCACCGAGCCCGGCGATCGGGAAACCGACGTCGTACCGGCCGGGGTACCCGCCGCTTGCCAGCACCACCGTGACGTGGGCGTCGTTGGACAGCTCGACGTCCATGCTCGCCACTCCGCGCCGCGGATCCGCCGCCGCGGCGAGGAACTCGTTGAAGTCGCTGACGATCCGGGGGAGCACCACCTGGGTCTCGGGGTCGCCGAAACGGCAGTTGAACTCCAGCACCTGGGGCCCCTCGTCGGTGCGCACCAGCCCGGCGTACAGCAGACCCCGGTACGGGCAGCCTCGGCTCTTCAGCTCGCGCAGCACCGGGCGGAACACGGTCTCGGTCAGCCCCTTGGCGTCGTCGAGGTCGAAGATCGGCACAGGCGTGTAGGCGCCCATGCCCCCGGTGTTGGGTCCCTCGTCACCGTCGTTGGCCCGCTTGAAGTCCTGGCTGGGCGGGAGCAGCACGACGTCGTCCCCGTCGCACACGGCGAACACCGACACCTCTGGCCCGTCCAGGAACTCCTCGATCACCACACGGTTGCCGGCCTCGCCGAACACCTGGCGGACCAGCACGTCCTCGATGGCGTTGACAGCCCCGCTCCGCGTCTCGGTGATCACCACCCCCTTCCCGGCCGCCAACCCGTCGGCCTTCACCACGAAGGGCGGGTCGTAGCGGTCGAGCGCTTCAACGGCGGCGCGGGCGTCGGTGAACGCCCCGTACCTGGCGGTTGGGACGCTGGCGCGCTGCATCACGTCCTTCGCGAACGACTTGGAACCTTCGATCCGCGCCGCGGCGGCGGACGGGCCGAACACGGGGATGTCACGCCGGCGCAACTCGTCCGCGACGCCGGCGACGAGCGGCGCTTCCGGGCCGACCACGACCAGGTCCACGGCGCGCTCCTCGGCGAGGCTGGCGACCGCGAGCGGTTGGAGCGGGTCGACGGCGTGGCAGGCACCGAGCTCCTCGATCCCGGGGTTGCCGGGTGCGGCCTCGACCGCGGCGACCGACGGTGAGCCGGCCAGCCGCCAGGCCAGGGCGTGCTCGCGAGCACCCGACCCGATCACCAGCACCCGGTCAGCCACGCCTCTCCCCGACCGCGGACGGGTCCCGCCGCAGCAGCGTCTGGCGGCGGGCGGGTCCCACGGACACCCACGTGACCGGGACGCCGGCCTGCTCCTCGACGAGATCGACGTAGTCGCGGGCGGCGCCCGGCAGGTCGTCCCAGGTCTGGCAGCTGGTCAGGTCGGCGCGCCAGCCCGGTAGATCCTCGTAGACCGGCTCGGCGTGGTGGAAGATCGACTGGTGCGGGGGGAAGTCGCGGTACTCGGTCGCCTGGTAGCGGTAACTGGTCGCGACCCGGAGCGTGTCGAACTCGCTGAGGACGTCCAGTTTGGTGAGGAACAGGTCGGTCAGCCCGTTGACGCGCGCTGCGTAACGGGCGAGCACCGCATCGAACCACCCGGCGCGACGACGCCGCCCGGTCGTGGTGCCGTACTCCCCGCCGACCTCGACCAGGCGTTCACCGGTCGTGTCGGTCAGCTCGGTGGGGAACGGGCCGGTCCCCACCCGAGTAACGTACGCCTTGGCGATGCCGATCACCCGGTCGATGTGCCGCGGTCCGAAGCCCGCACCGGTCAGGGCCCCCCCAGCGACCGGGTTCGACGAGGTGACGAACGGGTAGGTGCCGTGGTCGAGGTCCAGGAGCGTCCCCTGGGCCCCCTCCAGGATGACGTGCCTGCCGGCCTCCAACGCCGCGTGCAGCAACGCCACAGAATCGGTGAGCTGGGGTTTGAGGCGGTCGGCGTAGGCCAGGTACTCCTCAGCGATCTCGTCGGCGTTCATCGGCAGGCGGTTGTAGACCTTGGCCAGGATCTGGTTCTTCAGCTCGAGGGCGGCATCGAGCTTCTGGCGGAAGATGTTCTCGTCGAACAGATCCTGGAAGCGCAAACCCACGCGCGACGCCTTGTCGGCGTACGCCGGTCCGATGCCACGGCGGGTCGTGCCCAGCTTGGCCTTCCCCAGTCGTCGCTCGATCAGCAGGTCGAGCTCGCGGTGGTAGGGCATGATCAGGTGGGCGTTACCAGAGACCTTCAGCCGCTGGCCTGCCTCCAGACCGCGCGCGTCCAGCTCGTCGAGCTCCTCGATCAGGACGGCGGGGTCGACCACGACCCCGTCACCGATCACCGGGGTGACGTGTGGGTAGAGCACCCCCGACGGGATCAGGTGGAGCTTCAGCACGGTGTCGTCGACGACCACGGTGTGGCCGGCGTTGTTCCCCCCCTGGTATCGCACGACGAAGTCGGTCCGGTCGGCCAGGAGATCGGTGGCCTTGCCTTTCCCCTCGTCGCCCCACTGAGCACCGACGATGATCGTGGCGGGCACGTGGATCCTTCTGGAGCGGGCGGGACGAGCCTACGGCGTTACGGCTGCGCCGGCGGGTGACCGGGTCGGCGCGCGTCCGTGCCGGTGCATGTCGCCTAGCGCTGGATGCGGAACTTGATCCGCACGTGGGTGTGGTACTCAGCGATCTGACCGTCGCGCACGACCGCGGAGGTCTCCAGGACGTCGAACCCTTCGATGTGGCGGAGGGTGCGGTTGGCCTCGTCGAGCGCCTGATGCGCGGCGTCGCGCCAGGAATCCGCCGAGACGCCGACCAGATCGATCGTCTTGATGACCGCCATGCGATGCTCCTCACCGAGCCCCGGGTGCGCGAGCGTAGTGGCACGGGCAGGTGACGATCACCACGCCGAGTCGGGATCCGGGTGGCGGCTGTTGGCGTTCGCCGATCGCGGCTTGTCGTACACGGCGATCTGGACGCGACTCGCGGCGGTGATCGCCGCCCGGCTCCAGCTCCCCCAGCGGTGACGGAGCTGCAGCCCGGCCAGCTGCGCCATGAGGTCGAGCTCGCTCGGCCACGCGTACCGGATCACCGCCGGCAAGACCCGCACCCCCTCGGCGCTGAGGTGCAGGTGGTGGGACCGCACCTGCTGGCGGACCGGGTCGTGCAGCGACACCTCCAGCGCCGCGCTGTCGACGTCGAGATCACCGACCGCCACTCGCTGCCCATCGTTGAAACGTGCCGGGTCGGGGACGAACGTCTCGAGCACGAACAGTCCCCCGGGTGTCAGGTGCTCGGCGACGGCAGCGAAACAGCGGACCTGTGATCCCTGATCATGCAACGCGAAGAAGGTGTTGAACACCGCGAAGACCAGCGGGAACGTGGCGTCCACCGCCACATCGGCGAAGTCGCCGACCGTGACGGGGATGTCCTGGCCGCCGGGCTTGGCCCGCAACCGCTCCACCATCGCGGGTGAGGAGTCGATCCCGTGGATGGCCACGCCACGGTCAGCCAGCGGCAGTGCGACCCGACCGGTCCCGATGCCGAGCTCGAGCGCGGGACCCGAGGGATGTCCGATGTCGTCCAGGAGTTGGGTGAGGCCGGCGACGGCCGCCGCAGTGGTCGCCGCGATGCCGCTCGTGACCGTCCACTGGTCGTAGTTGGCGGCCCAGCGTTCGCCGTACGTCGAAGCGTCGTATCCCTGCACGCGGGTCAGTCAACCAGCCTGGGCTCGCGCCGCTGCCCACCGCGACGCGGTGGGTGCGGCCGGTCGGCGCTGCCGTGTCATGGCCACCAGCCCTCCTGGCTGTTGAGTATGGCGGTGGCGAACCGCCACGAGTTCCACAGGTCGTCGACGGCGGCGAACCACCCACCGGGCGAAGCCAGGTCGATGTCGACGTGATCGAAGCTGTCGACGGTGATCAGCTCCGCTCGGGGGACAGCGGCGCCGAGCCGCAGGAGTTCCCCGAAGGGGACCACTGGATCGTCGGTGGCGTGCAGAGCCACGATCGACACGTCGAGACGTTCCGCGACCGACGACGGCGATACCTCGGCGATGCGGTGACGGATGGTCGCGGGAAGCTCCGCGGCGAGCGGCCGGGTCCGCGCCGGGTCCTCGTTGGTCAGGATCCGGTACACGGCCAGCGCAGACGGGGTGAGCTGGTCCGGGTTGACGTCGCCGGCCAAGGCACGTCGCGCCGGCCGCTGCTGGGCCGGAGGCAACAGCTGGATGAGGCGGTCGCGGACGATGTCGTACGCACGAGGATCGGCGTCCCAGGCGATCCGGTCGCCGCCGACCAGCGACACCCCGGTGGTAGCAGCCTGGACCACCCCGATCAGGTCGAAGTAGGCGCCGAAGGTGGCGACCTGGGCCAGACGGCCGTCGAGGCGCGCGTCGGCTGCGGCGAGGAGACACAGGGAACCTCCGAACGAGATCCCGACGAGCGAGACCGGGCCGCGGTCATCCCCGGAGAGGGCAGCGGCCGCCAGCACGATGCGGTCGACATCGTCGGGGCGGAGCTCCTGCCCGTACAGGGCCAGGGCCGGGACGAACACCGCCCGGTCGGAACGGGCCAACGCCCAAGCCAGTCGAACGACACGGGCGTCATCGACCCCGGCCGGTGTCGCGCCGGGCACCAGGACCACGCCTGGGGCCGATGTCCCGGGGTGGTAGAGGTCACCCGAGACACCACCGACGACGGCCGACCGCCGCTCGACCGAGACGGCGAACGGCCGGGCCACCGGCACGTCCAACGCCTCGGCCACCGTCACCGCTGCGACCAGGCGCACCCGCACCGGCTGCACGAACACGGTGACGACGACGGCTGCGGCCAGCACCGCCGCCATCCGCATCACCCACCGCCACCGGTTCACGGTCACAGTGTCCCTGCCGACCTCCGTGTCGGTCGCCGCGGGGCGGCCCCGAGCGTCCCCGCCGGCCCGCCGCGACGCCGGCCCCGGTAGGGTCCGGCTGGGGGGAGGTCATGGCACACGACGAGATCGAGCGGTACGACCTGGAACTGCTCCGCGATGCCGTGAGCTACCAGCGGTGGGTCGTCGACGCGTTCGGCTCGGTGCTGCGAGGGCGGGTCATCGACGTTGGCGCCGGCATCGGGAACTACACCCGGTGGATCGCCCGCCGCGTCCCGGAGGTGGTCGCGCTCGAGGCGGATCCGGCGATGT
This Actinomycetota bacterium DNA region includes the following protein-coding sequences:
- a CDS encoding dodecin family protein; translation: MAVIKTIDLVGVSADSWRDAAHQALDEANRTLRHIEGFDVLETSAVVRDGQIAEYHTHVRIKFRIQR
- the purE gene encoding 5-(carboxyamino)imidazole ribonucleotide mutase gives rise to the protein MGSQSDMDVMRRAGDALEEFDVAYTIQVTSAHRNPDEVSAWAKEAVDAGYRVLIAGAGRAAHLPGVVAAHTPLPVIGVPILSAHLGGADSLYSIVQMPPGVPVATVGLDAARNAGLLAVQILATGDETLRDRFVAYKRRLAEESRRPRQGVGFTAGGGR
- a CDS encoding adenylosuccinate synthase, with amino-acid sequence MPATIIVGAQWGDEGKGKATDLLADRTDFVVRYQGGNNAGHTVVVDDTVLKLHLIPSGVLYPHVTPVIGDGVVVDPAVLIEELDELDARGLEAGQRLKVSGNAHLIMPYHRELDLLIERRLGKAKLGTTRRGIGPAYADKASRVGLRFQDLFDENIFRQKLDAALELKNQILAKVYNRLPMNADEIAEEYLAYADRLKPQLTDSVALLHAALEAGRHVILEGAQGTLLDLDHGTYPFVTSSNPVAGGALTGAGFGPRHIDRVIGIAKAYVTRVGTGPFPTELTDTTGERLVEVGGEYGTTTGRRRRAGWFDAVLARYAARVNGLTDLFLTKLDVLSEFDTLRVATSYRYQATEYRDFPPHQSIFHHAEPVYEDLPGWRADLTSCQTWDDLPGAARDYVDLVEEQAGVPVTWVSVGPARRQTLLRRDPSAVGERRG
- a CDS encoding alpha/beta hydrolase, encoding MNRWRWVMRMAAVLAAAVVVTVFVQPVRVRLVAAVTVAEALDVPVARPFAVSVERRSAVVGGVSGDLYHPGTSAPGVVLVPGATPAGVDDARVVRLAWALARSDRAVFVPALALYGQELRPDDVDRIVLAAAALSGDDRGPVSLVGISFGGSLCLLAAADARLDGRLAQVATFGAYFDLIGVVQAATTGVSLVGGDRIAWDADPRAYDIVRDRLIQLLPPAQQRPARRALAGDVNPDQLTPSALAVYRILTNEDPARTRPLAAELPATIRHRIAEVSPSSVAERLDVSIVALHATDDPVVPFGELLRLGAAVPRAELITVDSFDHVDIDLASPGGWFAAVDDLWNSWRFATAILNSQEGWWP
- the purD gene encoding phosphoribosylamine--glycine ligase, coding for MADRVLVIGSGAREHALAWRLAGSPSVAAVEAAPGNPGIEELGACHAVDPLQPLAVASLAEERAVDLVVVGPEAPLVAGVADELRRRDIPVFGPSAAAARIEGSKSFAKDVMQRASVPTARYGAFTDARAAVEALDRYDPPFVVKADGLAAGKGVVITETRSGAVNAIEDVLVRQVFGEAGNRVVIEEFLDGPEVSVFAVCDGDDVVLLPPSQDFKRANDGDEGPNTGGMGAYTPVPIFDLDDAKGLTETVFRPVLRELKSRGCPYRGLLYAGLVRTDEGPQVLEFNCRFGDPETQVVLPRIVSDFNEFLAAAADPRRGVASMDVELSNDAHVTVVLASGGYPGRYDVGFPIAGLGEVAAQHPDVVVFHAGTRRVDGQLVTAGGRVLSVTGRGADVAAARAAAYAAADRIAWDGLRRRDDIAAGVR
- a CDS encoding phosphoribosylaminoimidazolesuccinocarboxamide synthase → MSLEGLAHLRSGKVRDLYAVGEDRLLLVASDRVSTFDCVHPTPIPDKGKVLTGLSQFWFDRTRDMVGNHLVSTSVDDFPPQTQAHADALRGRTMLVRRTEVIPFECVARGYLTGSGLKEYTASGRVCGIPLPQGLGEASELPEPIFTPATKVEDGHDQNVTFEYMAGELGTALAGELRELTLGLYRFGRDLALERGIILADTKYEFGLADGQLILIDEVMTPDSSRYWPAEGYTPGTPQPSFDKQYVRDYAASTGWDKTPPAPELPDEVVARTREKYVEAYERITGGTFDEWLRR
- a CDS encoding class I SAM-dependent methyltransferase translates to MQGYDASTYGERWAANYDQWTVTSGIAATTAAAVAGLTQLLDDIGHPSGPALELGIGTGRVALPLADRGVAIHGIDSSPAMVERLRAKPGGQDIPVTVGDFADVAVDATFPLVFAVFNTFFALHDQGSQVRCFAAVAEHLTPGGLFVLETFVPDPARFNDGQRVAVGDLDVDSAALEVSLHDPVRQQVRSHHLHLSAEGVRVLPAVIRYAWPSELDLMAQLAGLQLRHRWGSWSRAAITAASRVQIAVYDKPRSANANSRHPDPDSAW